In one Candidatus Methylomirabilota bacterium genomic region, the following are encoded:
- a CDS encoding transglutaminase domain-containing protein → MSTPPLLVGAAVLFWGWETGLLLPALFVATVLEASRVLRWRLDLAGSDFNRVSDLCALLLAGNAVYLFGASGVLRAVGGPRAVTLLFERMPLLVALLVVCQAYSTAGRVPASAFFWALRRKAARTGTAPGALDLAYPYVVLCVLSASAANARTPVFYTALCALAAWALWVERSRRFHPAVWAALLAAVMALGWGGQAALHGAQEKLEQAAFDYIFNLVRRRDADPFRSTTALGRLGELKLSDRILLRVEPGPGVRMPLLLREASYNVFNSPVWFATGAAFAPVQAEADGETWKFGGAPGPAAGVGVAAYLPRGRGVLALPNGAFEVGRLAAVGVSRNPLGAVRVEEGLGLVHYLARFGGASVLDGPPGAAETAVPRHQAKVLAGIAAGLDLVSKTPAERLTAVARFFGANFRYSTYQRGRPAGVAPLDDFLLRTRAGHCEYFATATVLLLRAAGVPTRYATGYSVQEWSGLERTWVVRARHAHSWTLAWVDGAWRDLDTTPPVWVIEEAGSPVLESATDLWALAEYLFARWRYGESEGGIAGWLGWLLVPLALLLAWRLWRRRRVGGRTAAAPAPPRAPRPGEDSEFYLIERELARGGLGRRPSEPASAWLRRLREADAPVPDAPALPGILALHYRYRFDPAGLGAGERAALRAGVEAWLAARAAEASRGNARD, encoded by the coding sequence GTGAGCACGCCCCCGCTCCTCGTCGGCGCCGCCGTGCTCTTCTGGGGCTGGGAGACCGGGCTCCTCCTGCCCGCGCTGTTCGTCGCGACGGTCCTCGAGGCGTCGCGCGTGCTCCGGTGGCGGCTCGACCTCGCGGGGTCGGACTTCAACCGCGTCTCCGACCTGTGCGCGCTCCTGCTCGCGGGCAACGCCGTGTACCTCTTCGGGGCCTCGGGCGTGCTCCGCGCCGTCGGGGGGCCGCGCGCGGTCACGCTGCTCTTCGAGCGGATGCCGCTCCTCGTCGCGCTGCTGGTCGTCTGCCAGGCGTACTCGACCGCGGGCCGCGTGCCGGCCAGCGCGTTCTTCTGGGCGCTCCGCCGCAAGGCCGCGCGCACCGGGACGGCGCCGGGCGCGCTCGACCTCGCCTATCCGTACGTCGTGCTCTGCGTGCTCTCGGCGAGCGCGGCCAACGCGCGGACGCCCGTCTTCTACACGGCGCTCTGCGCGCTCGCGGCGTGGGCGCTCTGGGTCGAGCGCTCGCGGCGCTTCCACCCCGCCGTGTGGGCGGCGCTCCTCGCCGCGGTGATGGCGCTCGGCTGGGGCGGGCAGGCGGCACTCCACGGGGCGCAGGAGAAGCTCGAGCAGGCCGCGTTCGACTACATCTTCAACCTCGTCAGGCGGCGCGACGCCGATCCCTTCCGGAGCACGACCGCCCTCGGCCGGCTCGGCGAGCTGAAGCTCTCCGACCGGATCCTCCTGCGCGTCGAGCCGGGCCCGGGCGTGCGGATGCCGCTCCTCCTGCGCGAGGCGAGCTACAACGTCTTCAACTCGCCGGTATGGTTCGCGACGGGCGCGGCGTTCGCGCCCGTCCAGGCCGAGGCGGACGGCGAGACGTGGAAGTTCGGCGGCGCGCCCGGCCCGGCGGCGGGCGTCGGCGTCGCCGCCTACCTGCCGCGCGGCCGGGGCGTGTTGGCGCTCCCGAACGGCGCGTTCGAGGTCGGGAGGCTCGCCGCCGTCGGCGTCAGCCGGAACCCGCTCGGCGCGGTCCGCGTCGAGGAGGGGCTCGGGCTCGTGCACTACCTCGCGCGCTTCGGCGGGGCGAGCGTCCTCGACGGCCCCCCGGGCGCGGCGGAGACGGCCGTCCCGCGGCATCAGGCGAAGGTCCTCGCCGGCATCGCCGCGGGGCTCGACCTGGTGTCGAAGACGCCGGCCGAGCGCCTGACCGCCGTCGCCCGGTTCTTCGGCGCGAACTTCCGCTACTCGACCTACCAGCGCGGCCGGCCCGCCGGCGTCGCCCCGCTCGACGACTTCCTGCTCCGCACGCGCGCCGGCCACTGCGAGTACTTCGCGACCGCCACCGTGCTGCTCCTGCGCGCGGCGGGCGTGCCGACGCGCTACGCGACCGGCTATTCGGTGCAGGAGTGGAGCGGGCTCGAGCGGACCTGGGTCGTGCGCGCGCGGCACGCGCACTCGTGGACGCTCGCGTGGGTGGACGGCGCCTGGCGCGACCTCGACACGACCCCACCCGTATGGGTGATCGAGGAAGCCGGCTCACCCGTGCTCGAGTCGGCGACCGACCTCTGGGCGCTGGCGGAATACCTGTTCGCGCGCTGGCGCTACGGCGAGAGCGAGGGCGGCATCGCCGGCTGGCTCGGCTGGCTCCTCGTGCCGCTGGCCCTCCTGCTCGCGTGGCGGCTCTGGCGGCGGCGGCGCGTCGGCGGACGGACCGCGGCGGCCCCGGCGCCGCCGCGGGCGCCGCGGCCCGGGGAGGACTCGGAGTTTTACCTGATCGAGCGCGAGCTCGCGCGCGGCGGCCTCGGGCGGCGGCCGTCCGAGCCCGCCTCGGCGTGGCTCCGGCGCCTGCGCGAAGCCGACGCGCCCGTGCCCGACGCGCCGGCGCTGCCCGGGATCCTCGCGCTCCACTACCGGTACCGCTTCGACCCCGCCGGCCTCGGCGCGGGTGAGCGCGCGGCGCTCCGTGCGGGCGTCGAGGCGTGGCTCGCCGCGCGCGCCGCCGAGGCGTCGCGCGGGAACGCGCGCGATTGA
- a CDS encoding acyl-CoA dehydrogenase family protein, producing MALTPEQRLVVERVARLTRERIAPRAARYDVEAQNPLESWRDLWSEGFLAAAIPRAYGGLGLDMPTYAAAIRTLAQGCANTAMTLHMHSTVMRFIDALGTEAQKRRWFDEVVRFGKLFGSWGSEPAVSLSRTFLMETAIRRVDGDGWQIDGVKHFCTMAHGAAYYMVWCALDGEADMGKAVLQALVPAETPGLASDGRWDTLGMRATFSPSVTFTKARVPEDATLGRPGSAIQVGVVEVFGLGYAAIYIGVAEAALAFAVDYAKKRVVRPDNAAVAQDPTVQRHVGELDARLHAARLVLEDSAARWGEADMVERGLLANRAKFVATEVALEVTSRVVQVVGGRGAYREFPAERAFRDVRTATLMPPTVDRMLEAIGKSALGIQEGMFRISGGPQGA from the coding sequence GTGGCGCTCACGCCCGAGCAGCGGCTCGTCGTCGAGCGGGTCGCCCGGCTCACGCGCGAGCGCATCGCGCCGCGCGCGGCGCGGTACGACGTCGAGGCGCAGAACCCGCTCGAGAGCTGGCGCGACCTCTGGAGCGAGGGCTTTCTCGCGGCCGCGATCCCGCGCGCGTACGGCGGCCTCGGGCTGGACATGCCGACCTACGCCGCCGCCATCCGCACGCTCGCCCAGGGCTGCGCGAACACGGCGATGACGCTCCACATGCACTCGACCGTCATGCGGTTCATCGACGCGCTCGGGACCGAGGCGCAGAAGCGGCGCTGGTTCGACGAGGTGGTCCGCTTCGGCAAGCTCTTCGGGAGCTGGGGCAGCGAGCCCGCGGTGAGCCTCTCGCGGACGTTCCTCATGGAGACCGCGATCCGGCGCGTGGACGGCGACGGCTGGCAGATCGACGGCGTGAAGCACTTCTGTACGATGGCGCACGGCGCGGCGTACTACATGGTCTGGTGCGCGCTCGACGGCGAGGCCGACATGGGCAAGGCGGTGCTCCAGGCGCTGGTCCCCGCCGAGACGCCGGGCCTCGCGAGCGACGGCCGCTGGGACACGCTCGGGATGCGCGCGACCTTCAGCCCGTCGGTGACCTTCACGAAAGCGCGCGTTCCCGAGGACGCGACGCTCGGCCGGCCGGGCTCGGCCATCCAGGTCGGCGTCGTCGAGGTCTTCGGGCTCGGCTACGCCGCGATCTACATCGGTGTCGCCGAGGCCGCGCTCGCGTTCGCCGTGGACTACGCGAAGAAGCGTGTCGTGCGGCCCGACAACGCCGCGGTCGCGCAGGACCCGACCGTCCAGCGCCACGTCGGCGAGCTCGACGCGCGCCTGCACGCCGCGCGCCTCGTGCTGGAGGACTCGGCCGCGCGCTGGGGCGAGGCCGACATGGTCGAGCGCGGGCTGCTCGCCAACCGCGCCAAGTTCGTCGCGACGGAGGTCGCGCTCGAGGTCACCTCGCGCGTCGTCCAGGTGGTCGGCGGCCGCGGCGCCTACCGGGAGTTCCCCGCCGAGCGCGCCTTCCGCGACGTCCGCACGGCGACGCTCATGCCGCCCACGGTGGACCGGATGCTCGAGGCGATCGGCAAGAGCGCGCTCGGCATCCAGGAGGGCATGTTCCGCATCAGCGGGGGACCGCAGGGCGCGTAG
- a CDS encoding VOC family protein has translation MALKVLELHHHGIRVGSTEAEADKALAFYRDVLGLSPDPGRPVIPTIPGYWMDVGGKAQIHLMGVNGQSKFAKGPGKDPSLPHVALAVPDIQEARRELDRLRVEYWVTEGVVGPQSLQIFMHDPAGNMIELHAAGTCRCDSSKRGGAAVKMS, from the coding sequence ATGGCGCTGAAAGTGCTCGAGCTCCACCACCACGGCATCCGCGTCGGCTCGACCGAGGCCGAGGCCGACAAGGCGCTCGCGTTCTACCGCGACGTCCTCGGGCTGTCTCCCGATCCCGGGCGGCCGGTCATCCCGACGATCCCGGGCTACTGGATGGACGTCGGCGGCAAGGCGCAGATCCACCTGATGGGCGTGAACGGCCAGTCGAAGTTCGCCAAGGGCCCGGGCAAGGATCCCTCGCTGCCGCACGTCGCGCTCGCCGTGCCCGACATCCAGGAGGCGCGCCGCGAGCTCGACCGCCTCCGCGTGGAGTACTGGGTGACCGAGGGCGTCGTCGGCCCGCAGTCCCTGCAGATCTTCATGCACGACCCGGCCGGCAACATGATCGAGCTCCACGCGGCCGGCACCTGCCGGTGCGACAGCAGCAAGCGCGGCGGCGCGGCCGTGAAGATGAGCTAG
- a CDS encoding MoxR family ATPase, whose amino-acid sequence MKGQAAAIRRLLAAFASGGHVLLEDYPGTGKTTLAKALARSIGAEFKRIQFTPDLLPSDILGVSVYDQRDQVFRFHEGPVFTNILLADEINRASPRTQSALLEAMGEGQVSIEGRSYPLAELFFVIATQNPVEFRGTYPLPEAQMDRFALEFALGYVAPEEEVAIVAAQEQRHPIDALGPVVSMADVLELRRRVREVRASDELKRYAVDIVRGTRAAPGVQLGASPRASLALIKAAQALALLDGGAFVLPEHVQELAVPVVAHRLVVDPQARFSGVTVQGLVEEIVKKVPVPA is encoded by the coding sequence ATGAAGGGGCAGGCGGCCGCGATCCGCCGGCTCCTCGCCGCGTTCGCGAGCGGCGGCCACGTGCTCCTCGAGGACTACCCGGGCACCGGCAAGACGACGCTCGCCAAGGCCCTGGCGCGCTCGATCGGCGCCGAGTTCAAGCGGATCCAGTTCACGCCCGATCTCCTGCCCTCGGACATCCTCGGCGTGTCCGTGTACGATCAGCGCGATCAGGTCTTCCGCTTCCACGAGGGCCCGGTCTTCACGAACATCCTGCTGGCCGACGAGATCAACCGCGCCTCGCCGCGCACCCAGTCGGCGCTCCTGGAGGCGATGGGCGAGGGGCAGGTGTCGATCGAGGGCCGGTCGTATCCGCTCGCGGAGCTTTTCTTCGTCATCGCCACGCAGAACCCGGTCGAGTTCCGGGGCACGTACCCGCTGCCCGAGGCGCAGATGGACCGCTTCGCGCTGGAGTTCGCGCTCGGGTACGTGGCGCCCGAGGAGGAGGTGGCGATCGTCGCCGCGCAGGAACAGCGCCACCCGATCGACGCGCTCGGGCCCGTCGTCTCGATGGCGGACGTGCTGGAGCTCCGGCGCCGCGTCAGGGAGGTGCGCGCGAGCGACGAGCTCAAGCGCTACGCCGTGGACATCGTGCGCGGGACGCGCGCGGCGCCGGGCGTCCAGCTCGGCGCGAGCCCGCGCGCCTCGCTCGCGCTCATCAAGGCGGCCCAGGCGCTGGCGCTCCTCGACGGCGGCGCGTTCGTCCTGCCCGAGCACGTCCAGGAGCTCGCGGTGCCGGTCGTCGCCCACCGGCTCGTCGTGGACCCGCAGGCGCGCTTCTCCGGCGTGACCGTGCAGGGGCTCGTGGAGGAGATCGTGAAGAAGGTGCCCGTGCCGGCTTGA
- a CDS encoding SET domain-containing protein-lysine N-methyltransferase — MPFVSDSYQSVKLELRRVNHREVGVFARRAIRKGELLIVSGGRVLPYHRVKALPRSFQRFCFHLEHGFYLAPPRGRKIALGYWVNHSCAPNAGDGRGWYALSLMALRRIRKGEEVTCDYRTVIGHGDPRYRPIVRFRCRCGSRRCAGLIRI, encoded by the coding sequence GTGCCCTTCGTGAGCGACTCCTACCAGAGCGTGAAGCTCGAGCTGCGCCGGGTGAACCACCGCGAGGTGGGCGTCTTCGCGCGGCGCGCGATCCGCAAGGGCGAGCTGCTCATCGTGTCGGGCGGTCGCGTGCTGCCCTATCACCGGGTCAAGGCGCTCCCGCGGTCGTTCCAGCGATTCTGCTTCCACCTCGAGCACGGGTTCTACCTGGCGCCGCCGCGGGGGCGGAAGATCGCGCTGGGCTACTGGGTCAATCACTCGTGCGCGCCCAACGCCGGCGATGGCCGCGGCTGGTACGCGCTCTCGTTGATGGCCCTGCGCCGGATCCGGAAGGGCGAGGAGGTCACGTGCGACTACCGGACGGTCATCGGGCACGGCGACCCGCGCTACCGACCCATCGTGCGCTTTCGCTGCCGCTGCGGCTCGCGCCGGTGCGCGGGCCTGATCCGGATCTGA
- a CDS encoding DUF58 domain-containing protein — protein MKRFTYRLFRSTASLQYRLERRLTGAGKLALGALGAAGLMGFDTNRTLAYQVFTFVLALLVLAFAWRFGFRPRLSARRVLPRFVTAGEPAAYRVVLANGGGRPERGLVLLEDTADPRPSFEEFVTAREPGEERRNWFDRKVGYPRWDWLVRRNQLARIDARPLPPLPPGDAGEVRIEFTARRRGRLEFTGLTLARPDPFGLVNALRTLPLPQSLLVLPKRYALPDLALPGTRKYQPGGVALAQSVGDSEEFMALRDYRPGDPLRRVHWKSLARLGKPVVREYQDEFFVRHALVLDTFGAEDGSERFEDAVSLAASLVCALQTGESLLDLLFVGAETYCFTAGRGLGHTDRMLEVLAGVRVCRDRPFRALHHAVLERHDALSACVAVLLDWDESRRQFVHQLRALGTPVRAFVVVEPGAPALEAPGEVHRLEAGRLAEGLARL, from the coding sequence TTGAAGCGCTTCACGTATCGCCTGTTCCGCTCGACGGCGTCGCTGCAGTATCGCCTCGAGCGCCGCCTCACGGGCGCGGGCAAGCTCGCGCTCGGCGCGCTGGGCGCCGCCGGGCTCATGGGCTTCGACACCAACCGCACCCTGGCCTACCAGGTCTTCACCTTCGTCCTCGCGCTGCTCGTTCTCGCCTTCGCCTGGCGCTTCGGTTTCCGGCCGCGCCTCTCCGCGCGGCGCGTGCTTCCGCGGTTCGTGACCGCGGGCGAGCCCGCCGCATACCGCGTGGTGCTCGCGAACGGCGGGGGACGGCCCGAGCGGGGCCTCGTGCTCCTCGAGGACACGGCCGACCCGCGGCCCTCGTTCGAGGAGTTCGTGACCGCGCGCGAGCCCGGCGAGGAGCGACGCAACTGGTTCGACCGGAAGGTCGGCTATCCGCGCTGGGACTGGCTCGTCCGGCGGAACCAGCTCGCCCGCATCGACGCGCGGCCCCTGCCGCCGCTGCCGCCCGGCGACGCGGGCGAGGTGAGGATCGAGTTCACCGCGCGGCGGCGCGGGCGGCTCGAGTTCACCGGCCTGACCCTCGCGCGGCCGGATCCGTTCGGGCTCGTGAACGCCCTCCGGACGCTGCCGCTGCCGCAGTCGCTGCTGGTCCTGCCGAAGCGCTACGCGCTGCCGGACCTGGCGCTGCCCGGGACTCGCAAGTACCAGCCCGGCGGCGTCGCGCTCGCCCAGTCCGTCGGCGACTCCGAGGAGTTCATGGCCCTGCGCGACTACCGGCCGGGCGACCCGCTCCGGCGCGTCCACTGGAAGAGCCTCGCGCGCCTCGGCAAGCCCGTCGTGCGCGAGTACCAGGACGAGTTCTTCGTGCGGCACGCCCTCGTGCTGGACACGTTCGGCGCCGAGGACGGGAGCGAGCGCTTCGAGGACGCGGTGTCGCTCGCGGCGTCCCTCGTCTGCGCGCTCCAGACGGGAGAGTCGCTGCTCGACCTGCTCTTCGTCGGGGCCGAGACCTACTGCTTCACGGCGGGACGCGGCCTCGGCCACACCGACCGGATGCTCGAGGTCCTGGCGGGCGTCCGCGTCTGCCGCGACCGGCCGTTCCGCGCGCTCCACCACGCCGTGCTCGAGCGCCACGACGCGCTGAGCGCGTGCGTGGCGGTGCTCCTTGACTGGGACGAATCGCGCAGGCAGTTCGTCCACCAGCTGCGCGCGCTCGGCACGCCGGTGCGCGCGTTCGTCGTCGTCGAGCCCGGCGCGCCGGCGCTCGAGGCGCCGGGCGAGGTCCACCGGCTCGAGGCCGGCCGCCTCGCCGAGGGGCTCGCCCGATTGTGA
- a CDS encoding acyl-CoA dehydrogenase family protein has product MFPLPPLTDEQRSIIDRAAALARERFAPRAATYDAEASFPYENFADLRAAGLLALTVPKEYGGVGADPIAYAHALREIAKGCSATGLTFNMHSTVTTFVAALGTEAQKRRYFAEVVERGRLIASITSEPEQSFRDKFVFNTVFRKVPGGYHVAGVKQFCSLGDAADYYFVTGIVEGATTAKDGVISALIPRDAAGVKIEGLWNATGMRGTISHTIRYDSTVGAESVIGTPGSLLGIDLSGFALGYAGVYLGIGEAAFEFMVEYAKTRTLKPSTEPLAHHPLVQRTVAETGTAIRAARLLLHDAARVRMTGDKEATMLAVNQAKTYCADVGLLATEKAIRLAGGRGILKELPLERWHRDALAGPVMPPANDRCLETAGKLLCGLRAATLEFQ; this is encoded by the coding sequence GTGTTCCCGCTCCCGCCGCTGACCGACGAGCAGCGCTCGATCATCGACCGCGCGGCCGCGCTCGCGCGCGAGCGGTTCGCGCCGCGCGCGGCGACGTACGACGCCGAGGCGTCGTTCCCCTACGAGAACTTCGCCGACCTCCGGGCGGCGGGGCTCCTCGCGCTCACCGTGCCCAAGGAGTACGGGGGCGTCGGCGCCGACCCGATCGCGTACGCGCACGCGCTCCGCGAGATCGCGAAGGGCTGCTCGGCCACGGGCCTCACCTTCAACATGCACTCGACGGTCACGACGTTCGTCGCGGCGCTCGGCACGGAGGCCCAGAAGCGGCGGTACTTCGCCGAGGTCGTCGAGCGCGGCCGGCTCATCGCCTCGATCACGAGCGAGCCCGAGCAGAGCTTCCGCGACAAGTTCGTCTTCAACACCGTCTTCCGCAAGGTTCCGGGCGGCTACCACGTCGCCGGCGTCAAGCAGTTCTGCTCGCTGGGCGACGCGGCCGACTACTACTTCGTCACCGGGATCGTCGAGGGCGCGACGACGGCGAAGGACGGCGTGATCTCGGCGCTGATCCCGCGCGACGCCGCGGGTGTGAAGATCGAGGGCCTCTGGAACGCCACGGGCATGCGGGGCACGATCAGCCACACGATCCGCTACGACTCCACGGTGGGCGCCGAGAGCGTCATCGGCACACCCGGCTCGCTCCTCGGCATCGACCTCTCGGGCTTCGCGCTCGGCTACGCGGGCGTCTACCTGGGCATCGGCGAGGCGGCGTTCGAGTTCATGGTGGAGTACGCGAAGACGCGGACGCTCAAGCCCTCGACCGAGCCGCTGGCGCACCACCCGCTCGTCCAGCGCACCGTCGCCGAGACCGGCACCGCGATCCGCGCCGCGCGCCTGCTCCTGCACGACGCCGCGCGCGTGCGGATGACCGGCGACAAGGAAGCGACGATGCTCGCCGTCAACCAGGCGAAGACCTACTGCGCCGACGTCGGCCTGCTGGCGACCGAGAAGGCGATCCGCCTGGCCGGCGGGCGGGGCATCCTGAAGGAGCTGCCGCTCGAGCGCTGGCACCGCGACGCCCTCGCCGGGCCGGTCATGCCGCCCGCCAACGACCGCTGTCTCGAGACGGCGGGCAAGCTCCTCTGCGGCCTCCGGGCCGCGACGCTCGAGTTCCAGTAG